A part of Alphaproteobacteria bacterium genomic DNA contains:
- a CDS encoding heme NO-binding domain-containing protein, with protein MVGLIQKILVDMIKDITNEETLNEIKKLANIPLDREFQINIVYSDEEWQKLFKATLSVLKITDEQADETYAKYFLKDSLERFPTWFQMSKNSYEFLLIQPTIHNCFATGVADQKHRDAINDKFKVEKFPGKIITHYKSSNNHCGLYIKLAQEVINHYKDDAIIEEKKCMKSGGDECEIHVQWSGLAA; from the coding sequence ATGGTCGGTCTTATTCAAAAAATTCTTGTCGATATGATAAAAGATATTACAAATGAAGAAACTTTAAATGAAATAAAAAAATTAGCAAATATTCCTTTAGACAGAGAATTTCAAATAAATATTGTGTATTCCGATGAAGAATGGCAAAAACTTTTTAAAGCAACGCTCAGCGTATTAAAAATTACAGATGAACAAGCAGATGAAACCTATGCTAAGTATTTTTTAAAAGATTCGCTTGAACGCTTCCCTACTTGGTTTCAAATGTCAAAGAATTCTTACGAATTTTTGCTCATTCAACCAACCATTCATAATTGCTTTGCAACAGGTGTCGCAGATCAAAAACATCGTGATGCTATTAATGATAAATTTAAAGTTGAAAAATTCCCAGGAAAAATAATAACACATTATAAATCTTCCAATAATCATTGCGGCCTATATATTAAGCTCGCACAAGAGGTAATTAATCACTACAAAGATGACGCTATTATTGAAGAAAAAAAATGTATGAAATCCGGTGGAGATGAATGCGAAATCCATGTCCAATGGTCTGGTTTGGCAGCTTAA